One part of the Natator depressus isolate rNatDep1 chromosome 28, rNatDep2.hap1, whole genome shotgun sequence genome encodes these proteins:
- the PILRB gene encoding LOW QUALITY PROTEIN: paired immunoglobulin-like type 2 receptor beta (The sequence of the model RefSeq protein was modified relative to this genomic sequence to represent the inferred CDS: inserted 1 base in 1 codon; deleted 1 base in 1 codon): protein MSGELLMLMLLSLAGAAAQDAGYQVTQPESLSAPAGGSVTLPCNFTYPREIEPLRDLRVYWRLGFHGQFIYNHTEGFTHPDYGGRVVLVGDPRGSQTASIHIDRLRESDAGEYVCHLRVRKNXGQWEQWRGSPGTHLTVTAPSPTDSTWHPEMVTTGTVGAGRTCPWCINTVHLVLIGLALVLSKAGICFVVFALGRQRGWGHGPQSVTGRVSGSDAPSVSGFKLTCLARSSPPGIPGE, encoded by the exons ATGAGCGGGGAGCTTCTGATGCTGATGCTGCTGTCCCTGGCGGGGG CGGCTGCTCAGGATGCCGGGTACCAGGTGACCCAGCCCGAGTCCCTGTCGGCGCCGGCCGGGGGCTCCGTCACCCTGCCCTGCAACTTCACCTACCCCCGCGAGATCGAGCCGCTGCGGGACCTCCGGGTTTACTGGAGACTCGGGTTCCACGGCCAGTTTATCTACAATCACACCGAGGGGTTCACCCACCCGGATTACGGGGGC CGCGTCGTCCTGGTCGGGGACCCGCGGGGGAGCCAAACGGCCTCGATCCACATCGACCGGCTGCGGGAGTCGGACGCCGGAGAGTACGTCTGCCACCTCAGGGTGCGGAAGa acggccaatgggagcaatGGCGCGGTTCTCCTGGGACCCACCTCACGGTGACAG CTCCCAGCCCCACGGACAGCACGTGGCACCCAGAAATGGTCACAACTGGCACGGTGGGTGCGGGGAGAACCTGCCCCTGGTGCATCAACACCGTTCACCTCGTCCTTATCGGCCTTGCCCTGGTGCTTTCCAAGGCCGGCATCTGCTTCGTGGTCTTTGCCCTGGGCCGGCAGCGGGGCTGGGGTCACGGCCCACAGAGCGTCACCGGGCGGGTGTCCGGGAGCGACGCACCATCGGTGTCAGGATTCAAACTCACCTGCCTGGCGCGAAGCTCTCCGCCAGGCATCCCGGGGG